The following are encoded together in the Diabrotica undecimpunctata isolate CICGRU chromosome 7, icDiaUnde3, whole genome shotgun sequence genome:
- the LOC140444903 gene encoding uncharacterized protein: MVSKLLFLVLVAFAVYVQSEITVNVYTSYWESEESVIPSIENLKDVITNVTYRVEIENQTIPKLPSGVLQGVSITELKLKHDQLKDIEPGALEGARINRIEFDHNDIETVKKGVFNDRSIWELDLSNNQISTIEDDAFDTLDVSHLHLNDNNLEKITAGTFHNTKVTNLDLNNNKIQKIEVNALNQIPSLYYVQLSNNLIKDLGGSFSKLDTVVDLNLGNNKIEVIEPNSFAGSRLNSLHLQDNYITELKTNSFNGLNLNYLNLSNNHISSIHSDALADQPGLYSIILSHNNIGDLKPNSLKV; the protein is encoded by the coding sequence ATGGTGTCGAAACTGTTATTTTTGGTGTTAGTGGCATTTGCTGTCTACGTGCAAAGTGAAATTACGGTAAATGTTTACACTAGTTATTGGGAATCAGAAGAATCAGTGATTCCATCAATCGAGAACTTGAAGGATGTTATCACCAATGTAACCTACAGGGTGGAAATTGAAAACCAGACTATTCCTAAATTACCTAGCGGAGTGTTACAAGGTGTGTCCATCACCGAGCTAAAACTCAAACATGATCAATTAAAAGACATTGAGCCCGGTGCGTTGGAGGGAGCCCGCATCAACAGAATTGAGTTCGACCACAATGACATTGAAACTGTCAAAAAAGGCGTCTTCAACGATAGGTCAATATGGGAGCTTGATCTATCCAACAACCAGATTTCCACCATCGAGGATGATGCTTTCGACACATTGGATGTGAGTCATCTACACCTTAACGACAACAATCTTGAAAAaattacagcaggtacatttcaTAATACTAAAGTTACAAACTTAGATTTGAACAAtaacaaaattcaaaaaattgaAGTTAATGCTTTAAATCAAATACCCAGTCTATATTACGTTCAACTGAGTAACAACCTAATTAAAGATCTTGGAGGAAGTTTCTCTAAGTTGGATACTGTAGTTGATCTTAACTTAGGCAACAATAAAATAGAAGTTATTGAACCAAATAGTTTTGCTGGTTCCAGGCTAAACTCATTACATCTTCAAGATAATTATATAACAGAGTTAAAAACAAATTCTTTTAATGgcttaaatttgaattatttgaatcttAGTAACAATCACATTTCGTCAATACACAGCGACGCTTTAGCTGATCAGCCAGGACTTTACTCGATTATTCTCTCACACAACAATATTGGAGATTTGAAACCAAATTCCTTAAAGGTATAA